In Oreochromis niloticus isolate F11D_XX linkage group LG5, O_niloticus_UMD_NMBU, whole genome shotgun sequence, a single window of DNA contains:
- the asip1 gene encoding agouti signaling protein 1: MHISLLLSCFLLAATEYFLGYAHMIPDERLSTNRVAASNALAQNLEINSPPVVIVELPKSAKKSKKPKKQKKNKYGVKKRPPPPANCISLWGSCKSPGTVCCDYCAFCQCRLFRTVCYCRMGNPRC, from the exons ATGCACATCTCACTGCTGCTAAGTTGCTTTCTTCTGGCTGCCACAGAGTACTTCCTTGGCTACGCCCACATGATCCCAGATGAGAGACTCTCCACCAACAGAGTTGCTGCATCTAACGCTTTGGCTCAAAATCTAGAAATAAACTCACCCCCTGTGGTTATTGTAG AGTTACCAAAATCTGCAAAGAAGAGCAAGAAaccaaagaaacagaaaaag aacaAATATGGTGTGAAGAAGcggcctcctcctcctgccaACTGTATTTCCCTGTGGGGAAGCTGTAAATCTCCAGGCACCGTGTGCTGTGATTATTGTGCTTTCTGCCAGTGTCGACTGTTCAGAACTGTTTGTTACTGCCGAATGGGTAACCCTCGCTGCTGA